A segment of the Streptomyces sp. L2 genome:
CCGCCCGTGACCACCACCCCCACCGCCGGCCGGACCATCACCGTGGCCGCCCGAGCCACGGAGCTGTCGAAGATCTACGGGCAGGGCGAGACCCAGGTCGTCGCCCTGGACCGGGTCTCCGTCGACTTCCGGCAGGCCGAGTTCACCGCGATCATGGGCCCCTCCGGTTCCGGCAAGTCCACGCTGATGCACTGCGTGGCCGGACTGGACAGCTTCTCCTCCGGTTCCGTGCGCATCGGCGAGACCGAACTGGGCTCCCTGAAGGACAAGCAGCTGACCAAGCTGCGCCGGGACAAGATCGGGTTCATCTTCCAGGCGTTCAACCTGCTGCCGACCCTGACCGCCCTGGAGAACATCACCCTCCCCATGGACATCGCGGGCCGCAAGCCCGACAAGGCCTGGCTGGACCAGGTGATCGCCATGATCGGGCTGTCCGACCGGCTCGGACACCGACCGTCCCAGCTGTCCGGCGGCCAGCAGCAGCGCGTGGCCGTCGCCCGCGCCCTCGCCTCCCGGCCCGAGATCATCTTCGGTGACGAGCCGACCGGAAACCTCGACTCCCGCTCCGGCGCCGAGGTCCTCGGCTTCCTGCGCAACTCCGTGCGCGAACTGGGCCAGACGGTCGTCATGGTGACC
Coding sequences within it:
- a CDS encoding ABC transporter ATP-binding protein, with the protein product MTTTPTAGRTITVAARATELSKIYGQGETQVVALDRVSVDFRQAEFTAIMGPSGSGKSTLMHCVAGLDSFSSGSVRIGETELGSLKDKQLTKLRRDKIGFIFQAFNLLPTLTALENITLPMDIAGRKPDKAWLDQVIAMIGLSDRLGHRPSQLSGGQQQRVAVARALASRPEIIFGDEPTGNLDSRSGAEVLGFLRNSVRELGQTVVMVTHDPVAAAYADRVVFLADGRIVDEVFEPTSEAVLDRMKRFDAKGRTS